From Marinitoga hydrogenitolerans DSM 16785:
GTAAATGACCAAGAATCTTTCTCAATGACGCGATTTTTAGCTAAAAAAGAGGGGATTTTGGTCGGCGGATCTTCTGGAGCTGCTTTAATAGGAGCCATTAAATATATCAAAAAAAATAATATAAAAAGAAAGAAGATTTTAGTAATATTTCCAGATAGTGGTAGAGGATATTTAAATAAAATCTTTAATAATCAATGGCTTATTGAAAATAATTTTGAAGTTGATGACGAAAAAATTTTGGAGGTGTTAAAATGAAATTTGCAACAAAATCAATACATATCGGAGAAGTTCCGTTTGAAAATCAACATGGTGATGCTATTTATCCTATACATCTATCTACAACTTTTGCCAAAACAAATTTAGATGATGTGGAAAAAGGCTATGTATATTCAAGAAGCGGAAATCCAACAAGAGACAGCTTAGAAAATAAATTAGCCTCTTTAGAAAATGCAAAATATGGCTTAGCTTTTTCTTCCGGACTTGCTGCAGAAACAACAATAATATTGTCATTATTAAATAAAGGAGATCATATTCTTGCATTTGATGATTTATACGGAGGCACAAAAAGGTTATTTACTAATGTTTTAAAACGTTTTGGCATTGAAGTGAGTTATGTCGATTTCAGAAATATTGAACTGATAGAAAGATCAATTAAAAAAAATACTAAGATTATATGGATAGAAACACCAACAAATCCTCTTTTAAAAATTGCTGATATAAAAAAAATTGCTGATATATCTAAAACTAACAATATTATTTCTGTTGTAGATAATACTTTTGCCAGCCCTTACTTTCAAAATCCATTAGATCTCGGAGCTAATATTGTTGTTCACAGCATTACCAAATACATAAATGGACACTCTGATGTAATTGGTGGTGCTTTAATGTTAAATGATGATAATTTATATGATAAATTAAAATATCATCAAAATTCTGTAGGTTCAATTTTATCACCCTTTAATTCATGGTTAGTAATGAGAGGAATTAAAACACTTGCCTTAAGAATGGAAAGGCATGAAAAAAACGCATTTACTATTTCAAAATATTTAGAAACTCATCCATCAGTTTTAAAAGTTTATTATCCTGGACTCAAATCTCACCCTCAACACGAATTAGCTGCAAAACAAATGCGCGGATTTGGCGGAATGTTATCT
This genomic window contains:
- a CDS encoding trans-sulfuration enzyme family protein; this translates as MKFATKSIHIGEVPFENQHGDAIYPIHLSTTFAKTNLDDVEKGYVYSRSGNPTRDSLENKLASLENAKYGLAFSSGLAAETTIILSLLNKGDHILAFDDLYGGTKRLFTNVLKRFGIEVSYVDFRNIELIERSIKKNTKIIWIETPTNPLLKIADIKKIADISKTNNIISVVDNTFASPYFQNPLDLGANIVVHSITKYINGHSDVIGGALMLNDDNLYDKLKYHQNSVGSILSPFNSWLVMRGIKTLALRMERHEKNAFTISKYLETHPSVLKVYYPGLKSHPQHELAAKQMRGFGGMLSFEIKGGLDEARKFVENLSLFSLAESLGGVESLIEIPALMTHSSIPKEERIKTGITDSLIRVSIGIEDVEDLITDLEKGFKAVI